The following is a genomic window from Longimicrobium sp..
CCTTCCCGAAACCCTGCGCTCCTCGATCGGCGCGCGGGTGTGGCTGGCCGGGCCGCTGGACCGCGCTCCCGACTCGTTCGGGGTGATCGCCGACCCGCGCTAGCCCGCGGGATGAAGAACACGGCCGCTCGTCCCGTTCGGGGCGAGCGGCCGGTTCGTTCTTCACACGCCGGCGGAACATGTGCGAGGTGTACGCATCGTTGACGAGGACCTGGCCTCACACCATCTTTGTAGCCACGACCCATACCGCGGCGCCCCGCCGCGTTCTCCGATCCCGATCTGCCCCCACCCCATGACCCCGAAGTTCCGCCTGGGCGCACTCGCGCTCGTGCTTTCCGCCCTCCTGCCCGCGTGCTCCGGGGACGGGCCCGTCGCGCTCCCGGTCGAAGCGCCGGACGCGCCCTATCTCGCCGTGCTGGACTGCACCGCCCGCGTGACATCTAGCGCGGTGAGCTGCCGGTCCGCCACTCCGTCCACCGGCCAGGCGCCGGGGCTGATCGTGGGCGGGCAGGGCGAGTTCGTGTTCATGTCCGGCACGAACGCGGCGTATACCGCCGCCGACAGCACGTTCAGGTTCGACGCGACGGTGCAGAACCTCATCCCGCAGCCGCTGGGCACCACGAACGGCACCACGCCGGACCCGGCGGGCGTGCGGGTGTTCTTCGCCTCCATGCCTGCCAGCGCCACCGGTGCCGTGTCGGTGAGGAACGCCTCGGGAACGGCGACGTTCCTGAGCGGCGACGCGCCGTACTTCCAGTACGACGGCAACCTGGCGATGGACGCCACGTCGGAGGAGGTGACGTGGCGGTTCACGGTGGACCCCACCGTGGCCACCTTCACCTTCAAGGTGTACGTGGCGGCCCAGGTTCCTTATCCCAATGGATGGGTGGACGTCAGCCCGCCGGCGGATACGCTGATGGCCGATTCGGCGCAGCCCCTGACGGCGACCGTGCGCGACGTGGTCGGGCGGGTGATCCCCGGGCAGACCATCACCTGGGGCACCTCCGACGCGGCGATCGGCACGGTGACGGCCGGGGGCGTGGTGACCGGCGTGAGCCCCGGCGCGGTGACGATTTCCGCCAGCAGCGGCGTACGCAGCGGCGCGGCGAAGATCTCCGTCTGCCCCAACCTCGCCGTCGGCGGCGTGTACGTGGCCGACATGCCGGCGGGCGCGGACATCTGCCTGCCTGGCACCACCGGCGGGGCGGAGTACACCGTGATGCCCATGAACCTTTCGCCCAGCACGGCGGGAGGCCTCACGCTGGGGCTCACCTCGTCTGGCATCGTTCCGGCAAGCGGGGGCCCGAACCCGGCGCGGCTCCCCGGCGCCGGGTTCAGCCTGGCGGGCGGGCTTCAGCGCGACGACAGGTGGGAGACGCGGCTTCGGGAAACGGAGCGGCGGGTGCTCGGGCCGCTGATGGCCCGCGGCATGGCACGCAGTCCGGCGCCGCGGCGCGCCGTCACCCCCGGTGTCCCGGTGGTGGGCGGCCTGATGACGCTGAACGTGGAGACGGACCAGCCCTGCAGCGCCCCCGACAACCGCACGGGCCGCGTGGTGCACGTGGGCACGCGCATCGTGATCGTCGCCGACACCACGAACCCATCCGGGGGGCTGACAGTCGCGGATTACGCGGCGATCGCCGAAACCTTCGACAACCAGGTGTGGCCCGCGATCACCGCGGCTTACGGCGAGCCGGCGGACCTGGACCAGAACGGCGGCCGCGTGATCGCCTTCTACACCCGCGCGGTGAACGAGCTCACCCCGCCGGGATCCAGCGCGTACGTGGGCGGCTTCGTGTATGCGCGCGACCTGTTCGAGCCGGCGCAGTGCGCCTCGAGCAACCGCGCCGAGATGTTCTACATGCTGGCGGCCGATCCTGGCGGCACGGTGAACGGCAACGTGCGGACGGTGGAGCTGGTCAAGAGCAAGACGGTGGGAACGCTGGCCCACGAGTTCGAGCACCTGATCAACGCGTCGCGGCGGATGTACGTGAACAATGCCAATGGGTTCGAGGCCACGTGGCTGGACGAGGGGCTGGCGCACGTGGCCGAGGAGCTGATGTTCTACCACGTTTCCGGGACGAGCGCGCGCGCCAACCTGGGCGGCGCCCAGCTGTTCGACGGCGGCGCGGTGCAGAGCGCATGGTTCTCGTACATGGAGTCCAACACGGGGCGCCTGCGCCAGTGGCTGCTCTCGCCGACGACGGGCGGCTTCTTCCAGGCCAACGACAACCTGCCCACCCGCGGCGCGGCCTGGTCGTTCCTGCGCTACGCGGCCGACCGCAAGGGTGGCACCGAGGGCACGTTCTGGGCGGCGCTGGTGAAGACGGCCCAGGACACGGGTTTGGTGAACCTGCAGAATGCGCTGGGCACGGACCCCATGCCTTGGGCGCGGGACTTCGTCGCGGCCACGTACGCCGACGACGCGCTCGGCAGCGGAACACCGGCGCAGTACACGCTTCCCAGCTGGAACGTCCGTGACATCATCGACAACTGGATCAACTACACCGCGGGAGACCGCTATCCGCTGGCCGTTCGCGCGCCGGGGAACGGGGTGACCGACAACATCACGCTGGCATACGGCGGGTCTGCGGCGTTCTCGCGCGTGGGAGTGCCCGCCAGTGCCTTCGCCTCCGTGCGCCTGCGCGTGGGCGGCGCCAGCCCGCCTTCGACCGTCCGCGTCGCGGTGTTCCGCCGGAAGTAGCGGTTGGCGCTGGGGAGCAGAAGAGGCCCATCCGGATGTTCCGGGCGGGCCTCTTTCAGTGCGTGAGTGCGTGAGTGCGTAAGTGCGTTCCGGCGTCAGCCGATTCCCAGCAGCACGATCAGCGCGGCGCTCAGGCTGATCAGCACGATGAGCGATCCGGTGACCGCGGCGATCACGCGCCCTCCGACGCGGCCCAGCACCCGTACGTCCACGCCCAGCCCCAGCGCGGCCATGGCAGCCACCGTCATCCACCGCGACAGCTCGCGCACCGGCAGCGCCACCTCGGCGGGGATGGCGCCCAGCGAACGCGCGGCGGCCAGCACCAGGAAGCCGGTGATGAACCACGGCACGAAGGCGCCGGGCGCCAGCTTCTGCTCGCCGATCCTGCGGTTGCGCACGGCAAAGAAGACCACGACGGGGCCCAGCAGCAGCACGCGCACCAGCTTGACGAGCGTGCCCACCTCGCCGCTCAGCGCGCTGACGGGAAAGGTGGCCGCGATCACCTGCGGAACGGCGTACACCGTCATTCCCGCCAGCACGCCGTAGCGGTACGCGTCGAAGCCCAGCACGGGAATCAGCAGCGGCAGGCCCATGACGACGACCACGCCCAGCACGGCGGTGAAGGCGATGGACGACGCCACGTCCTCGTCGTCGGCGCCGATGACAGGCGCCACGGCCGCGATGGCGGAGTTGCCGCAGATGGCGTTTCCGCAGGCGATCAACGTGGCGAGGCGCGGGTTGAGCCCCAGCGCCCGGCCGATGCCGTAGCCCGCCACCAGCCCCGTGGCGACGACGGCGAGAATGGCGATCACCAGCGGCGCGCCGGCCCGCAGCAGCAGGGGCAGGTTCACCGACGCGCCCAGGAGGACGATGGCGATCTCCAGCACCTGCTTGGCCGTCAGCGAGATTCCCGGCTCCCACCGCGCGCCGGGCTTCCAGAAGGTGCGCACGATCATCCCCAGCAGAATGGCCAGCACCAGCGCCTCGACCACGGCGTGCCCCGTGGCCCGCACCTCCACCTCCTGCAGCGCCCACGCGGCGGCGGCCAGCGCGGCGGAAAGCGCCAGGCCGGGAAGGTACCCCACGAGCGGGGGACGGGGCTGGGTCACTGCGGAACCGGTGTCGGTCACGGGGCAGGCACGGAGATTGACGGTGCGCGCCGGCGGCACGCGCGGCACTGGGCCGCCGACAACCTAACCCGGACCGCAACCCCCGATGCTTCAGGAAGAACAGCGCAGGCAGATCGAGCAGCGGCTGCTGCGCGAGCGTGAGCAGGTGCTCGACGCGATCGGCGAATTCGACGAGACCGCCAAGGACCTGCGCGAGCGCACGGGCGAGCTGAGCCTGGCCGACAACCACCCGGCCGACATCGCCACCGAGCACCAGGAGCACGAAAAGGACTTCCTCTTCGCCAGCATGGAGGGGCGGCGCCTGTACGCCATCGACGAGTCGCTGCGCCTGCTGTACAAGGAGCCGGAGCGCTTCGGGCTGTGCGACGTGTGCGGCCAGGACATCGGGATGGAGCGGCTGGACGTGATCCCCGAAACCCGCCTGTGCGCGCAGCACGCCCGCGAGCGCGACGCAGCCTCGGACGCCGACGCCAACCCCCGCGAGGCCGACGGCCACGCGAACGAGGAACAGCGGTAACGACGGTCACGACGGTAACTACGGTCACCACGGTGGATGGGCGTCGCCCCGTAGTTACCGTAGTTACGGTAGTGACCTCGTGACCAGACACTCGCCAAACCCGGCGGCGCGTGTATATTGTGCCCGCCCGCCGAAGTGAGCGGGCCAGACGCACCACCGAAATACCCGAACCCGCTGCTGACGATGCTGATCGGCGTTCCGAAGGAAATCAAGACCAACGAGAACCGCATCGCCCTGGTGCCCGCCGGCGCCGAGGCCCTGGTGCAGGCCGGCCACCAGGTGATGGTGGAGCGCGGCGGCGGGCTGGGCAGCGGCTTCACCGACGACCAGTACACCTCCGTCGGCGCCACCATCCACGACGTGGAAGAGGTGTGGGCGCGGGCCGAGATGATCATGAAGGTCAAGGAGCCCATCGCCATCGAGTACGGCCGCACCCGGCCGGGCCAGCTCCTGTTCACCTACTTCCACTTCGCCGCCGACCAGGCGCTCACCCGCGGGATGATCGACTCGGGCGCCGTGTGCGTGGCGTACGAGACGGTGCAGCTGGACAGCGGCGAGCTCCCCCTGCTGACGCCCATGTCCGAGGTGGCGGGGCGCATGGCCATCCAGGCCGGCGCCAAGTACCTGGAAAAGTACTACGGCGGCCGCGGGATGCTGCTGGGCGGCGTTCCCGGCGTGGCGCCCGCCAGCGTGGTGATCATCGGCGGCGGCGTGGTGGGCACCAACGCGGCCAAGATGGCGGCGGGGCTGGGCGCCCGCGTCACCATTCTCGACGTGTCGCTGGAGCGCCTGCGCTACCTGTCGGACGTCATGCCGGCCAACGTGGAGATGATCTACAGCAACCGGCACAACCTGATGGAGCGGGTGGAGCAGGCCGACCTGGTGGTGGGCGCGGTGCTGCTGCCGGGCGCCAAGGCCCCCAACCTGATCAAGCGCGACGACCTGAAGCGCATGAAGGACGGGTCGGTGATCGTCGACGTGGCGGTGGACCAGGGCGGCTGCGTAGAGACCATCCGCCCCACCACGCACGAAGACCCCATCTACGAGATCGACGGGGTGATCCACTACGGCGTGGCGAACATGCCCGGCGGCGTGCCGCGCACCTCCACGCTGGCGCTCACCAACGCCACCTTCCCCTACGCCATGCGCCTGGCGCGCCTGGGGTGGAAGGAAGCCTGCCGCCAGGACCCCGCGCTGGCGCTGGGGCTGAACGTGGTCAACGGCCAGGTGGTGTATCCCGGCGTCGCCGAGGCCTTCGGCCTTCCGCTGGTGCCGCTGCAGTCCGTCCTGGTCTGATCCGCCCGCGGAGACGGCCCGCAGCCCCCACCGGACCTCGCGCCGGTGGGGGCTGTTCCGCATCCGGGACCTCCCTCGAAAGCTCCCATGACCGAACCCATGCGGGTCCGCTTCAAGCGGCTTCCCCACAACCCCGACCTGCCGCTCCCCGCCCGGCAGACTCCCGGCTCGGCCGGCTACGACGTGGCCTCGGCCGAGCCGGACTTCGTGCTGCAGCCCGGCGAGCGGCGCCTGGTGGTGACCGGGCTCGCCATCGAGCTGCCGGATGGCGTGGAGTGCCAGGTGCGCCCGCGCTCGGGGCTGGCGCTTCGCCACGGCATCACCCTTCCCAACTCGCCGGCGACGATCGACCCCGACTACCGGGGCGAACTCAAGGTGATCGTGTGGAACGCGGGGACGGAGCCGGTGCCCGTTCCGCGCGGAACGCGCATCGCGCAGCTGGTGTTCGCCCGCTTCCTGGCGCCCGAGGTGGAAGAAGCGGACGAGTTGAGCGAGTCCGGCCGGGGCGAATCGGGCTTCGGGTCTACCGGCCGCTGAGGGCGCGCCCGCCCGGCATGGCCCGTGCATCTGGCCGCGGCGACTTCCGGGGCGCCGGGTTGCGGGGGTACGTGGGGGGGCCTAGCTTTGCAGGCTCCGATATTTCCACGGTTTGCACGCCGAAACGACGCGCCCGCGGGTTCTGCCCCCGGTCGAGAAAGTTACGACGAAAGACATGTTTCGCTGGTTACGGTCTGGCAGCTTCATCCCGGTGAACGACATCGCCGTCGATCTGGGGACGGCGAATACGCTCGTATACGTAAAGGGCGAGGGGATCGTCCTGAACGAGCCCTCGGTGGTGGCGGTGGAAAAAGCCACCAACCGCATCAAGGGAATCGGGCTGGAGGCCAAGCGCATGCTGGGCCGCACCCCCGAAGGCATCACCGCCGTGCGCCCGCTCAAGGACGGGGTGATCGCCGACGTGGACGTAACGGAGATCATGCTCCGCTACTTCCTGCAGACGGTCACCAGCAAGCGGTTCCTGAAGCTGAAGCCCACCGTGGTGGTGGGCGTGCCCAGCGGCATCACCGAGCTGGAGCGGCGGGCCGTGCGGCAGAGCGCGGCGGCGGCGGGGGCCAAGGAGGTCTACATGGTGGCCGAGCCGATGGCCGCAGCCATCGGCGTTGGGCTGCCGGTAGAAACGCCTACGGGCAACATGGTCATCGACATCGGCGGCGGCACCACCGAGATCGCGGTGATCGCGCTGTCGGGCATCGTGTGCGACACCAGCATCCGCGTGGGGGGCGACGAGATCGACAACGCCATCGTCACCTTCATGCGCAAGAACTACAACCTGATGATCGGCGAGGCCACGGCCGAAGCCGTCAAGATCCAGATCGGCAGCGCGTACAGCACCGGCGACGAGCGGGAGATGGACGTCAAGGGGCGCGACCTGGTGTCGGGCATTCCCAAGACGGTGAGGGTGCACTCGCAGGAGATCCGCGAGTGCATCCAGGAGCCCATCCAGGCCATCGTCGAGGCGGTTCGCCGGGCGCTGGAGATCACCCCCCCCGAGCTGGCCAGCGACATCGTCGACCGGGGGATCGTGATGACGGGCGGCGGCGCGCTGATCCGGGGGCTCGACAGCCTGATCGCACGTGAAACCAACCTTCCCATCCACGTCGACGAGGACCCGCTCACCTGCGTCGTGCGCGGCGCCGGGCGCATCCTGGACGACGTGGCCAAGTACAGAGGAGTGTTGACGTCCTGAGCGCGTTCAGACCTTACCTGCGCGGCGCGGGCGAGCGCGGCCGCAAGCGGGACCTGGCCCTGGCGGGGGTGTTCGCCGCCCTTTCGCTGCTCCTGCTGCTGATGCCCGAGCCCTACCGCGACGGCGTGGGCCACGCCCTGCGCGCCACGGCGCTGCGGCCGGTGCTGGCCATGCAGCGCGGCGCGGCCGACCGCCACGGCCGCTATTCCGACGCGGCGCGCCTGCGCGCCGAGCGCGACAGCCTGGCGGCCTACCTGGTGGGGCAGGCCACGCTGGCCGCCGAAAACCGCGAGCTGCGGGGCCTGCTGGGCTTCCGCGAGCGGCTGGCCTACTCGTTCGTTCCCGCCGAGGGGCGGTGGATGGCGGGCCCCGGCTCCGACGGGATGCTTCGCCTTTCGGCCGGGCGGCGCGACCGGGTGACCGACGGCGCCGCGGTGATCACCGCCGAGGGCTTGGCGGGGCAGGTGTCGCAGCTGGGGTCGGAGTCGGCCATCATGCGGGCGTGGATGCACCCCAACTTCCGCGCCTCGGTGATGACGCTGGACGGCGAGACGTACGGGGTGGCCGAGCCCATCGAGCGCAACGGCGAGCGGCTGCTGGCCTTCAGCCCGGTGGCCTTCCACACGGCCCCCGACACGGGGGCCATGATCGTCACCTCGGGCGAGGGCGGCGTGTACCCGCAGGGCATTCCGGTGGGCCGGGTGGCGGGAACGGGCAAGGACCCCGACGGCTGGCAGCGCATCTACTACGTCCGGCCGCTGGTGGCGCCCGCGCAGATGGCGCACGTGCTGGTGCTGGGCCAGCCGGTGACGGGACGTTCGGACCAGAACCTGGCGGGGGCCTGGGGAGTGCGGCTCACCGCCCCGCCCCCGTCGGCCGACACGGCCCGCCCGCTTTCGCCCGACGCGGCGGCGCCGGCGCGGCCCGCGCAAACGCGGCCGCAGGCGCGCCCGCAGACCCGCCCGGCTCCGCGCCCGCGCAGGGTAGATCCAACGCCGGAACTGCCGGGAACCCCGGTGTTCCCAGGCGAGCCGCGGGTGCCGCCGGGACTGCCGGCGCCCCGAAATCCGTCGGCCGCTGCCGACACCAGCCGTGTGGAGTGAGGGGACGTGACCGAGGGGACGCGCTGGCAATTCGTGGGGTTCGTGGCGGTGCTCGCGCTGCTGTACTTCGTGCTGCGGGTGGGGCTGGGGCTGGGCGCCTTTGCGCCCGACCTGCTCCTGGTGGCGCTGCT
Proteins encoded in this region:
- a CDS encoding YeiH family protein; protein product: MTQPRPPLVGYLPGLALSAALAAAAWALQEVEVRATGHAVVEALVLAILLGMIVRTFWKPGARWEPGISLTAKQVLEIAIVLLGASVNLPLLLRAGAPLVIAILAVVATGLVAGYGIGRALGLNPRLATLIACGNAICGNSAIAAVAPVIGADDEDVASSIAFTAVLGVVVVMGLPLLIPVLGFDAYRYGVLAGMTVYAVPQVIAATFPVSALSGEVGTLVKLVRVLLLGPVVVFFAVRNRRIGEQKLAPGAFVPWFITGFLVLAAARSLGAIPAEVALPVRELSRWMTVAAMAALGLGVDVRVLGRVGGRVIAAVTGSLIVLISLSAALIVLLGIG
- a CDS encoding Ig-like domain-containing protein encodes the protein MTPKFRLGALALVLSALLPACSGDGPVALPVEAPDAPYLAVLDCTARVTSSAVSCRSATPSTGQAPGLIVGGQGEFVFMSGTNAAYTAADSTFRFDATVQNLIPQPLGTTNGTTPDPAGVRVFFASMPASATGAVSVRNASGTATFLSGDAPYFQYDGNLAMDATSEEVTWRFTVDPTVATFTFKVYVAAQVPYPNGWVDVSPPADTLMADSAQPLTATVRDVVGRVIPGQTITWGTSDAAIGTVTAGGVVTGVSPGAVTISASSGVRSGAAKISVCPNLAVGGVYVADMPAGADICLPGTTGGAEYTVMPMNLSPSTAGGLTLGLTSSGIVPASGGPNPARLPGAGFSLAGGLQRDDRWETRLRETERRVLGPLMARGMARSPAPRRAVTPGVPVVGGLMTLNVETDQPCSAPDNRTGRVVHVGTRIVIVADTTNPSGGLTVADYAAIAETFDNQVWPAITAAYGEPADLDQNGGRVIAFYTRAVNELTPPGSSAYVGGFVYARDLFEPAQCASSNRAEMFYMLAADPGGTVNGNVRTVELVKSKTVGTLAHEFEHLINASRRMYVNNANGFEATWLDEGLAHVAEELMFYHVSGTSARANLGGAQLFDGGAVQSAWFSYMESNTGRLRQWLLSPTTGGFFQANDNLPTRGAAWSFLRYAADRKGGTEGTFWAALVKTAQDTGLVNLQNALGTDPMPWARDFVAATYADDALGSGTPAQYTLPSWNVRDIIDNWINYTAGDRYPLAVRAPGNGVTDNITLAYGGSAAFSRVGVPASAFASVRLRVGGASPPSTVRVAVFRRK
- the mreC gene encoding rod shape-determining protein MreC; translation: MFAALSLLLLLMPEPYRDGVGHALRATALRPVLAMQRGAADRHGRYSDAARLRAERDSLAAYLVGQATLAAENRELRGLLGFRERLAYSFVPAEGRWMAGPGSDGMLRLSAGRRDRVTDGAAVITAEGLAGQVSQLGSESAIMRAWMHPNFRASVMTLDGETYGVAEPIERNGERLLAFSPVAFHTAPDTGAMIVTSGEGGVYPQGIPVGRVAGTGKDPDGWQRIYYVRPLVAPAQMAHVLVLGQPVTGRSDQNLAGAWGVRLTAPPPSADTARPLSPDAAAPARPAQTRPQARPQTRPAPRPRRVDPTPELPGTPVFPGEPRVPPGLPAPRNPSAAADTSRVE
- the ald gene encoding alanine dehydrogenase, yielding MLIGVPKEIKTNENRIALVPAGAEALVQAGHQVMVERGGGLGSGFTDDQYTSVGATIHDVEEVWARAEMIMKVKEPIAIEYGRTRPGQLLFTYFHFAADQALTRGMIDSGAVCVAYETVQLDSGELPLLTPMSEVAGRMAIQAGAKYLEKYYGGRGMLLGGVPGVAPASVVIIGGGVVGTNAAKMAAGLGARVTILDVSLERLRYLSDVMPANVEMIYSNRHNLMERVEQADLVVGAVLLPGAKAPNLIKRDDLKRMKDGSVIVDVAVDQGGCVETIRPTTHEDPIYEIDGVIHYGVANMPGGVPRTSTLALTNATFPYAMRLARLGWKEACRQDPALALGLNVVNGQVVYPGVAEAFGLPLVPLQSVLV
- a CDS encoding rod shape-determining protein; amino-acid sequence: MFRWLRSGSFIPVNDIAVDLGTANTLVYVKGEGIVLNEPSVVAVEKATNRIKGIGLEAKRMLGRTPEGITAVRPLKDGVIADVDVTEIMLRYFLQTVTSKRFLKLKPTVVVGVPSGITELERRAVRQSAAAAGAKEVYMVAEPMAAAIGVGLPVETPTGNMVIDIGGGTTEIAVIALSGIVCDTSIRVGGDEIDNAIVTFMRKNYNLMIGEATAEAVKIQIGSAYSTGDEREMDVKGRDLVSGIPKTVRVHSQEIRECIQEPIQAIVEAVRRALEITPPELASDIVDRGIVMTGGGALIRGLDSLIARETNLPIHVDEDPLTCVVRGAGRILDDVAKYRGVLTS
- the dut gene encoding dUTP diphosphatase, with translation MTEPMRVRFKRLPHNPDLPLPARQTPGSAGYDVASAEPDFVLQPGERRLVVTGLAIELPDGVECQVRPRSGLALRHGITLPNSPATIDPDYRGELKVIVWNAGTEPVPVPRGTRIAQLVFARFLAPEVEEADELSESGRGESGFGSTGR
- a CDS encoding TraR/DksA C4-type zinc finger protein; the encoded protein is MLQEEQRRQIEQRLLREREQVLDAIGEFDETAKDLRERTGELSLADNHPADIATEHQEHEKDFLFASMEGRRLYAIDESLRLLYKEPERFGLCDVCGQDIGMERLDVIPETRLCAQHARERDAASDADANPREADGHANEEQR